From the genome of Tsukamurella pulmonis:
TCGCCCTCGTGGCGCTGGTCGCCAGCGGAGCGTGCGCGCCGGCGCAGACCGCCGGCCCGGGGCCGCTCGCGGTGCGCTTCGGTGCGGCGCTCGCCGACAAGGATCTCGACGGTGCCGCCGCCCTCACCACGTCGCCCGACGCCGCGAAGAAGGCGCTGCAGGAGGCGTTCGACGGGCTGCAGGCGCGCGGCGTCCAGCTCAAGGTGGGGCAGGTGCGCACCGTCGGGGCCACCAGCCAGGTCGAGTACGAGTACGTGTGGGACCTGCCCGCCGAACAGGGCCGCTCGAGCCGCTCCTGGGACTACCGCGGTTCGCTGACCGGTGTCCAGGAGAACGGGCAGTGGCGCGTGCGGTGGGCGCCGTCGGTGCTACATCCGCGGCTCGGCGCCAACCAGACGATGGTGCTGCGCGCGCTGCCCGCGGCCGAGGCGCCCGTGAACTCGGCGTCGGGCGGCGCCGTGCTCGTTCCCGGAGTGATCAACCGGATCCGGCTCGACGCGTCGAAGGTGGCCGCCCCCACCACGGTGCTCGACGTCGCGGGGCAGCTGGCCCGCGCGTTGCAGCCGATCCTGCCGGGGCTCGACCCGGTGCAGATCACGGAGCAGGCGACGTCGCTGGGCGCGCCGTACACGGTCGCCTCGGTCAACCAGGCCGACCTGCGCAAGCTCGCGGGCGATGTGACCTCGCTGCCGGGGGTCACCCTCGTCGAGCAGGCGGACCTGGTGCCCACCGACCGCAGCTTCGCCCCGGCGCTCATGTCCTCGATCAAGAAGAACGTCGCCGGCGACCTCGCCGGCAAGGACGGCTGGGAGGTGATCGCCCAGGCCGACACCGGCGCTCGCGTGACCACGCTCTCGTCCACGGCGCCGCAGACTGCCCCGGCCGCGTCCGTGAGCATCTCGCCCATCGCGCAGGCCGCGGCGCAGGCCGCCGTGAACACCCGCCGCGACCGGCAGTCGATGATGGTGGTGATCCAGCCGTCGACCGGCAACGTCCTGGCGGTGGCGCAGAACCCCGAGGCCGACAAACTCGGCTCGCTCGCGACCTCCGGCCTGTACCCGCCGGGCTCCGTCGGCAAGATCGTGACGGCCACCGCGGCGATCTCCGCCGGCATCGCCGGGCCCGAGACGATCGTGCCGTGCCCCGGCACCCTCACCATCGGCGAGCGCGAGGTGCCCAACTACAACCGGTTCGCCCTGGGCGATGTGAGCATGCAGCGCGCGTTCGCCCGGTCGTGCAACACGAGCTTCGCCTACCTCGGTGCCAAGCTCACGCCCGAGGCGCTGCCCACCGCCGCGGCCGAGCTCGGCATCGGGCCGGAGTACTCGATCGCGGGCCTGCCCGTCTCGTCCGGGCAGTACCCGGTGCCCAAGGCGATGGTCAATCAGGTCGAGGACAGCTTCGGGCAGGGCGAGGTGCTGGTGAGCCCGTTCGCCATGGCGCTCGCGGCCGCCGCGGTCGCGCACGGCGGCGCGGTCACCCCGCAGCTGGTGCTCGGCAAGCCCACCACGGTCGACGGGGAGCGGCCCCCGCTCGATCCGAAGGCCGTCGACGGGGTGCGCGCCATGATGCGCGAGGTGGTCGCCTCCGGTACCGCCGAGCTGATCCGCGGCTCGGGCGACATCCTCGGCAAGACCGGCGAGGCGGAGGTCGAGGGCGGCTCGCACGCCTGGTTCGTCGGCTACCGCGGCGACCTGGCCTTCGCGTCCCTCGTCGTGCTGGGCGGCAGCTCCGACAACGCGGTCGCGGTCACCAAGGAGTTCTTCGACCGCTTCGACGCCCCGGTCGCGGCGACCCCCGGCTGATCGCGCGTCGAGACCGGACCGCCCGACGCTACAGGCGGTCCCAGCGGGCCCGGATCGGGTAGGTCGTCGTCCAGGTGGTCGAGCCGCGACGCGGCCACGTGATGGTGACCACGGTCGGCCCGATGTCGACCTTGGCGTCGCCCGCGAGGAACTGGGCGCTGTTCGGGGTGTCGGTGAGGAACGATCCGCGGAAGGTGATCCGGGGCGGCGAGGAGTCGATGCTCGACGGTTCGCCGTTCGCCCACGCGCGCAGGTACCGCATCCCGCTGTCGTCGCGGCACACTGCGAAGCGGTACGGGTCAGCCGGCAGGCCGCCCGAGATCAGGGTCACGGGGACGTCGGTGCCGTCGCAGCGCGCCGACGCCGCCGTGAAGCCCCGGCGATCCGTATCCGCGGGCGGCGTGCCCCGGCCCGCGGGCAGGGCGAGCGCGGCGCTGACCTCGGCGGCGTCGACGGTGGCGCGACCCTCGATCGCCGTTGCGCAGCCCGTGAGCACGGCGGCGCCGATACACGTCAGCGCGATCGGCACCGCTGCGCGGAGCCGCGTCATCCGCGGTGCCAGGCTGCTCGGATGGGGTAGGAGACGGTCCATGCCCCGGCGCCGTTGTCGGGCCAGCGGATCGCGATGGGGGAGACCCCCACGTCGACGGTGGCGCCGCGGGCGGCGAAGAGGGTGTCCGATCCGTTGACGGCGGTCCCGCGCAGGCCGATCCGCGGCCCCTGCGTGTCCGCGAGGCTCGGCCGGCCGTTGGCCCACGCGCGCAGGTAGGGCGCGCCGTTCGCGGTGCGGCACACCGCGAAGCGGTACGGATCGCCGTTGCCGCCGGTGAACAGTGCCGTCGCGCGGTCGGCGCCGTCGCAGCGCGCGGCCGGCTGGGTGGTGAATCCGTGCGTGTCGGTGCCGGCGAGGGTGGGATCGCCGGGCGCGGCCTGGACCGGTCCTGCGGCGACCGCGAGCGCCGCCAGGAGCGCGCCGCCGGTGGCAGCGGTGCGGCGCAGGCGTGTGGTGCTGGGCATTGTCTCCCCCATGTCGTCATCCGATCGCTTCCATCGATGCAACCCGCTCTGCGACAGACTGCATACTGTGCCTGAGTAAGTTACCCAGGGTTGTGTTCGGAGACAAGAGACGGGCATTACACCCGCCGCACACCTCACGGGAAATCGATTGCCGCCCCGAGTCTCGTCGGGGAGGCTCGGGGCGTGGACATCGACCTCATCGCCCCGGACGCTGCGTGGCACCAGGAGTGGCTGCGCAACGTCGCGGAGTGGGGCGACGTGACGCACCACCCGGGCTCCGGCAGCGCGTTGGCGCGCGAGCTGGACCTGACGGCACCGTCGGACTTCGCTACCTGGGTGGATCGACTGAACGCGGCGACCACGATCGACCGGAGTGGCGAACTGCTGCCCGCGACGACCTGGTGGATCGTGCGGGGCGAGCGCTATCTCGGTGCGATCCAGCTCCGGCACGAGCTGTCCCCGATGCTCGCCGAGCTGGGCGGCCACATCGGGTACCACGTGCGTCCCTCGGCGCGCCGCCGCGGCGTCGCATCCGCCGCGCTGTGCGAGGTGGTCCGGCGCGCCGAGGGCATCGGGCTGACCGAGGTGCTCGTCACCTGCGACGAGGGCAACCTCGCCTCGCGGCGCACCGCGGAATCGGCGGGTGGCGTCCTCACCAGGATCCGTCCGGTCGACGACTTCGCCGTCGGCCACGGCTTCCTCGAACCGACCTGCCACTACTGGCTCCCCACGGCCCCCGATGTCGCCCACCGGGTGACGTAACAGCGTGAGCAGCAGGCGTTTTCCCAGGACGCCGTCCGAGCCGGCGCTGTTACGTCCGGATGGGGCGGTGGCGACGGCCCGGTGGGCGGCTGCGTGCTTCGGGGCGGGGCGCTGGAGGTGTGGCGGGCGCCGATTAGGCTGAACGGATGACCCGCGCTGCACTCGTTCCCGGCACCGTCTCGCCCCGTCTGGCCGTCCCGGCGACGATCGTCCGGCCGGAGTACGTCGACAAGGCCTCGGCGAACGAGGGCAACGAGCCCTGGGTGCAGACCCCGGAGACCATCGAGAAGATGCGCCTCGCCTCCCGGATCGCCGCGGACGCGCTGCAGGCGGCGGGCGCCGAGGTGGCGCCGGGCGTGAGCACCGACCACCTCGACCGGGTGGCGCACGAGTACATGATCGACCACGGCGCCTACCCCTCGACGCTGGGCTACCGCGGCTTCCCGAAGTCGTGCTGCACGAGCCTCAACGAGGTGATCTGCCACGGCATCCCGGACAGCACCGTCATCGAGGACGGCGACATCGTCAACATCGACGTGACCGCCTACATCGACGGGGTGCACGGCGACACCAACGCCACCTTCCTCGCCGGCGACGTCTCCGAGGAGCACCGCCTCCTCGTCGAGCGCACCCGCACCGCCACCGAACGCGCCATCAAGGCCGTCAAGCCCGGGCGCGAGCTCAACGTCGTCGGCCGCGTCATCGAGTCCTACGCGAACCGCTTCGGCTACACCGTGGTCCGCGACTTCACCGGCCACGGCATCGGCGAGACCTTCCACAACGGCCTCGTCGTGCTGCACTACGACGAGCCGAACGTCGAGACCGTCCTCGAGCCCGGCATGGTCTTCACCATCGAGCCGATGATCAACCTCGGCGGCCTCGATTACGAGATCTGGTCCGACGGCTGGACCGTTGCGACCACCGACAAGAAGTGGACCGCGCAGTTCGAGCACACCCTCGTCGTCACCGACGACGGTGCCGAGATCCTCACGCTGCCGAGCGACGCCGCCTAGATGCACGGGGCGCTGCTGATCGCCGGCGCCACCTCGGACGCCGGTAAGTCCACCGTCACGGCCGGGCTGTGCCGTCTGCTGGCCCGGCGAGGCGTGCGCGTCGCGCCGTTCAAGGCGCAGAACATGTCCAACAACTCCGTCGCCACCGTCGAGGCCGACGGCACGAGCGGGGAGATCGGGCGCGCCCAGGCGACCCAGGCGCTCGCGTGCGGTCTGGCGCCGTCGACCCGGTTCAACCCCGTACTGCTCAAGCCCGGCAGCGACCGGCGCAGCCAGCTCGTCCTGCACGGCCGGCCCGTCGGCGACGTGGGTGCGCGCGACTACGTCACCCGGCGGCAGTGGCTGCTCGACGAGGTCACCACCACACTGGCCGGCCTGCGCGAGGAGTTCGACGTCGTGCTCTGCGAGGGCGCTGGCAGTCCCGCCGAGATCAACCTGCGCGCTACCGACATCGCCAACATGGGCCTCGCGCGCGCCGCCGGCCTGCCGACACTGATCGTCGGCGACATCGACCGCGGGGGAGTGCTCGCCCACCTCGCGGGCACCGTCGCCGTGCTGCCGCCCGACGACCAGCGCCTGATCTACGGCTTCCTGATCAACCGCTTCCGCGGCGACGTCTCGCTCCTCACGCCCGGACTGGAGCAACTCGAGGCGATCACGAAGCGGCCGACGCTCGGCGTGCTGCCGTACCTCACCGACCTGTGGCTGGACGCGGAGGACTCGCTCGCCGCGCTCGGCGCCGATCTCGTGGGCCGCGGCTCCACGCGCCCCGACCCGATCCGCGTCGCCGCGATCGCGCTGCCGCGGGTGTCCAACACCACCGACGTCGAGGCCCTCGCGTGCGAACCCGGGCTGACGGTGCGCTGGACGACCCGGCCCGCCGACGTCGCCGCCGCGGACCTGGTCGTGCTCCCCGGCACGAAGAGCACCGTCGCCGATCTCGCGTGGCTGCGCGAACGCGGACTCGCCGACGCGCTGATCCGGCGCGCCGCGGCGGACGGCCCGATCGTGGGCGTCTGCGGCGGCTACCAGATGCTCGGCCGCTCGATCACCGATCCCGGCGGTGTGGAGGCGGCGGCCGGGACGCGCGTCGACGGCCTCGGCATCCTCGACCTCGACGTCGAGTTCGGCCCCGTCAAATGCGTGCGGAACGTGACCGGCACGGGCATGGGTGCCGCTGCGAGCGGCTACGAGATCCATCACGGCGTCGTGGTCCGGACCGAGGAGAGCCCGGTGCTGCAGGGACCCGACGGGCCGGAGGGGGCGCTGCGGGGCACGGTCCTCGGCACCCACTGGCACGGACTGTTCGGCGCCGACGAGTTCCGGCGCGCCTACCTGGGCGCCGTTCTCCCGGGCCGCGACCTCGGTCCGGCCGTCGGCTACGACGCTGCGCGGCGCGCCCAGCTCGACGTCCTCGCCGACGCGATCGAGGAGCACTGCGACGTGGACGCGATCCTGGCGCCGTTGCAATCGCTCGGCGCGTTTTCCGCGATCCTGCCGCCCATACGGATTGTCAGTGACTAGCGTGAACGGTCATGGGGATCGATACAGCGCAGACCGTGCAGGTACCCGCGGGCTCGTGGACGTTCGACGTCTCGGTCGGGGGGCCGGAGCACGGCGTGCCGGTGCTGTTGCTGCACGGATTCCCGCAGACCGAGGAGTGTTTCGACCAGGTCCGTGAGCGTCTGCACGAGGCCGGGTTGCGCACCATCGCGCCCCGCCAGCGCGGGTACAGCCCGGGCGCCCGTCCGGTGGGCGTCGACCAGTACACGATGAAGCACCTCGCCGAGGACGCCGCGCGCATCCTGGACGCGCTCGAGGTGCCCTACGCGCACGTCGTCGGTCACGGCCTCGGCGCGACGGTGGCGTGGCACTTCGCCGCCGCCTATCCACTGCGCGCCATGAGCCTGACGGCGGTCTCGTTCGGCCACCCGTCGGCGTTCGGCGAGGCGATGGCGAGCGATCAGGACCAGCGGCAGCGTTCGCGCTACCTGGAGCTGTTCCTGCGCTCCGGCGAGGCCGAGAAGGCGCTGCTCGCGAACGACGCCCGCACGCTGCTCGCCACGGCGCCGGGCGGGGGCATCGAGGACCTCGCGAACGAACCCGCGTTGACGGCGGCGCTGAACTGGTACCGGGCCAACATGGTGCCCGGCGGGGAGGGGCTGGACTGCCCCGTGATCGAGGTGCCCACCACGCTGGTCTGGGGCGATCGCGATGCGATCGCGGGTGCGGCGCAGGCCAAGGGCACCGCGCACTTCCTCCGTGCCGACTACCGGCTCAGCGAGGTGCCCGACGGCGACCACTGGCTCCCGTTGCGCGCGCCGGCGGCGCTGGCCTCGGAGATCGCGCTGCGCACGCTGCGGAACTGACCGCGCCGCGCGCGGTCAGTCCCCGAGCGAGCTAGGAGCCGGAGCCGCAGGTGCAGCTGTCGCCGCACGAGCAGTTCTCGCACGTGCAGTTCGGGTTGGAGCAGCCGGGGATGATCAATTCATTGTGATTCATGCATATGACTGTACCGCGGCCGGGCGTCAGGAGCGCATGTCCTCCGCCACCTTCAGGAAGGCGTTCTCGACCAGCTCCGGCAACGCCGGGTGGATCCAGTACTGACCGCGGGCGAACTCCTCCGGCGGGATCGAGAACGACATCGCCGTGATCGCCGACTGGATCAGCGCCGAAGCCTGGTGGCCGACGATGTGCGCGCCCACCAGCAGCCCCGTCGCGCGGTCGCCGACCAGCTTGCACACGCCCTCCGCATCCGCCATCGCCCAGCCGTAGGCGATGTCGGCGTAGCGCTGCTCGCCGACCGCCACGTCGATGCCGCGCGCGCGGGCCTCGTCCTCGTTCAGGCCCACCGAGGCGACCTGCGGCCGGGAGAACACCGCACCCGGCACGAACCGGTGATCCGAGGTCGCCGCGGGCGTGTCCCAGCCGGAGAGCAGGTTCTCCGCGACGGTCCGCGCCTCGTGGTTGGCCACGTGCCGCAGCGGGAACCGGGTGCTCACGTCGCCCAGCGCCCACACGCCGCGCACCGGGGTGCGCTGGTGCTCGTCGACGGGGACCCGGCCCTCCTCGTCGAGGTCGATGCCGATCGCGGACAGGTCGAGCGTGTCACCGTTCGGAATCCGGCCGGTCGCGACG
Proteins encoded in this window:
- a CDS encoding penicillin-binding transpeptidase domain-containing protein gives rise to the protein MRSAVAIVALVALVASGACAPAQTAGPGPLAVRFGAALADKDLDGAAALTTSPDAAKKALQEAFDGLQARGVQLKVGQVRTVGATSQVEYEYVWDLPAEQGRSSRSWDYRGSLTGVQENGQWRVRWAPSVLHPRLGANQTMVLRALPAAEAPVNSASGGAVLVPGVINRIRLDASKVAAPTTVLDVAGQLARALQPILPGLDPVQITEQATSLGAPYTVASVNQADLRKLAGDVTSLPGVTLVEQADLVPTDRSFAPALMSSIKKNVAGDLAGKDGWEVIAQADTGARVTTLSSTAPQTAPAASVSISPIAQAAAQAAVNTRRDRQSMMVVIQPSTGNVLAVAQNPEADKLGSLATSGLYPPGSVGKIVTATAAISAGIAGPETIVPCPGTLTIGEREVPNYNRFALGDVSMQRAFARSCNTSFAYLGAKLTPEALPTAAAELGIGPEYSIAGLPVSSGQYPVPKAMVNQVEDSFGQGEVLVSPFAMALAAAAVAHGGAVTPQLVLGKPTTVDGERPPLDPKAVDGVRAMMREVVASGTAELIRGSGDILGKTGEAEVEGGSHAWFVGYRGDLAFASLVVLGGSSDNAVAVTKEFFDRFDAPVAATPG
- a CDS encoding GNAT family N-acetyltransferase; the encoded protein is MDIDLIAPDAAWHQEWLRNVAEWGDVTHHPGSGSALARELDLTAPSDFATWVDRLNAATTIDRSGELLPATTWWIVRGERYLGAIQLRHELSPMLAELGGHIGYHVRPSARRRGVASAALCEVVRRAEGIGLTEVLVTCDEGNLASRRTAESAGGVLTRIRPVDDFAVGHGFLEPTCHYWLPTAPDVAHRVT
- the map gene encoding type I methionyl aminopeptidase, whose product is MTRAALVPGTVSPRLAVPATIVRPEYVDKASANEGNEPWVQTPETIEKMRLASRIAADALQAAGAEVAPGVSTDHLDRVAHEYMIDHGAYPSTLGYRGFPKSCCTSLNEVICHGIPDSTVIEDGDIVNIDVTAYIDGVHGDTNATFLAGDVSEEHRLLVERTRTATERAIKAVKPGRELNVVGRVIESYANRFGYTVVRDFTGHGIGETFHNGLVVLHYDEPNVETVLEPGMVFTIEPMINLGGLDYEIWSDGWTVATTDKKWTAQFEHTLVVTDDGAEILTLPSDAA
- a CDS encoding cobyric acid synthase, with the protein product MHGALLIAGATSDAGKSTVTAGLCRLLARRGVRVAPFKAQNMSNNSVATVEADGTSGEIGRAQATQALACGLAPSTRFNPVLLKPGSDRRSQLVLHGRPVGDVGARDYVTRRQWLLDEVTTTLAGLREEFDVVLCEGAGSPAEINLRATDIANMGLARAAGLPTLIVGDIDRGGVLAHLAGTVAVLPPDDQRLIYGFLINRFRGDVSLLTPGLEQLEAITKRPTLGVLPYLTDLWLDAEDSLAALGADLVGRGSTRPDPIRVAAIALPRVSNTTDVEALACEPGLTVRWTTRPADVAAADLVVLPGTKSTVADLAWLRERGLADALIRRAAADGPIVGVCGGYQMLGRSITDPGGVEAAAGTRVDGLGILDLDVEFGPVKCVRNVTGTGMGAAASGYEIHHGVVVRTEESPVLQGPDGPEGALRGTVLGTHWHGLFGADEFRRAYLGAVLPGRDLGPAVGYDAARRAQLDVLADAIEEHCDVDAILAPLQSLGAFSAILPPIRIVSD
- a CDS encoding alpha/beta fold hydrolase, coding for MGIDTAQTVQVPAGSWTFDVSVGGPEHGVPVLLLHGFPQTEECFDQVRERLHEAGLRTIAPRQRGYSPGARPVGVDQYTMKHLAEDAARILDALEVPYAHVVGHGLGATVAWHFAAAYPLRAMSLTAVSFGHPSAFGEAMASDQDQRQRSRYLELFLRSGEAEKALLANDARTLLATAPGGGIEDLANEPALTAALNWYRANMVPGGEGLDCPVIEVPTTLVWGDRDAIAGAAQAKGTAHFLRADYRLSEVPDGDHWLPLRAPAALASEIALRTLRN